From a region of the Triticum aestivum cultivar Chinese Spring chromosome 7D, IWGSC CS RefSeq v2.1, whole genome shotgun sequence genome:
- the LOC123166602 gene encoding vegetative cell wall protein gp1-like, with product MEPRSRRSPLPLLAPRPQAPLLSFLQRTQPPLPRPRAPTIRLPRPRAGALGSPPPAGRTSPPSVRLTSRSPAAGPAAPPRRTMTPSASRNRAPPSPVPVLPLQPPPTSFASSAAPEHRLEPRLPSDLLTARGCCLPVVFLCSPAATSPEYVVRVAASLHLRHDLVPSTTPAPLPPRHVPGAMAPACPLLRATGRCASPASRVDRAQCQRGQPPKAQASRPAASKFQRSLPGLLLTDWA from the coding sequence ATGGAGCCCCGCAGCAGACGCTCGCCGTTGCCGCTGCTCGCCCCGCGTCCCCAAGCACCTCTCCTCTCGTTCCTGCAACGAACCCAACCTCCTCTGCCTCGTCCCCGCGCGCCTACAATCCGTCTACCGAGAccccgagcaggagcgctcggTTCTCCTCCGCCCGCTGGCCGCACCTCTCCTCCTTCCGTGCGCCTCACCTCGCGGAGTCCAGCCGCCGGACCAGCAGCGCCGCCCCGGCGCACCATGACGCCGAGCGCCAGTAGGAACCGAGCGCCCCCGAGCCCAGTCCCCGTGCTGCCTCTACAGCCGCCGCCGACCTCCTTCGCCTCGTCCGCGGCGCCCGAGCACCGCCTGGAGCCGCGACTCCCGTCGGACCTCCTCACTGCCCGAGGCTGctgcctccccgtcgtcttcctctgcagtccggccgccacctcgccggagtacgTCGTCCGCGTCGCCGCCTCGCTTCATCTCCGCCACGATCTGGTGCCATCGACCACCCCCGCGCCTCTGCCGCCCCGCCATGTTCCTGGAGCCATGGCGCCCGCTTGTCCTCTGCTTCGGGCGACAGGGAGATGCGCCTCCCCTGCCTCGCGCGTTGACCGAGCGCAGTGCCAGCGTGGCCAGCCTCCCAAGGCCCAAGCCAGCCGGCCTGCTGCCTCCAAGTTCCAGCGCTccctgcccggcctcctcctcaccgACTGGGCTtag